One genomic region from Flavobacteriales bacterium encodes:
- a CDS encoding cellulase family glycosylhydrolase has translation MRKSIIYPLIILFGLGPLWLEAQTVADQRCASLGKGMNVSNWLERGWDGNWPTSNGYTKQDLELMQEAGIGSIRLPIYFHAVVDTIAPYTVDTEHLLFDMVDSVIQWTDELNMKLLIDNHHGWDLTNETWRQDLPRFSHMWAVVAERYQNLDPERVMFELMNEPSLLFDKDSLVIMYIDAIDSIRQHTTQHSIVVSPHWGGTAMVLPDFEPLADTNLIYTWHVYDPLDFSHQGLTWHNPFFPSGNPFPNSDTTFFEGWLYDGWQNLIEWKQTYNKPIFLGEFGLSSYCDSASACNWLDYNATRLIQNDIPWFYWDWQWDFSMFNSHVISEDSIYPCFKYYLGLYGDDSFTSVDEIVKGDSPQLHIYPNPSSNGQFTVELNSTSATMGQFQVYDQLGQLVVSGKLNSDKTVIDQQLSSGLYLVSVETNGDRIVRKLIVR, from the coding sequence ATGCGCAAATCGATAATCTATCCGCTCATCATTTTGTTCGGTCTTGGTCCTTTGTGGCTTGAAGCACAGACTGTAGCCGACCAACGTTGTGCCTCGCTTGGTAAAGGAATGAATGTCTCAAACTGGCTTGAGCGCGGTTGGGACGGAAATTGGCCCACTAGTAACGGTTATACAAAGCAAGACCTTGAACTGATGCAAGAGGCAGGCATCGGTTCCATCCGGCTTCCTATTTACTTCCACGCTGTGGTTGATACAATTGCACCTTATACCGTTGATACGGAACATTTATTATTTGACATGGTGGATAGCGTGATTCAATGGACGGACGAGTTGAACATGAAGCTGTTGATCGATAACCATCATGGTTGGGACCTGACCAACGAAACTTGGCGGCAAGATCTTCCACGGTTTTCGCATATGTGGGCAGTGGTGGCAGAACGCTATCAAAACCTTGATCCGGAAAGAGTGATGTTTGAGTTGATGAACGAACCAAGCTTATTGTTTGATAAGGATTCCTTAGTGATCATGTACATCGATGCCATTGATTCCATTCGGCAACATACAACGCAACATTCCATTGTTGTCTCGCCACATTGGGGAGGAACGGCCATGGTTTTGCCTGATTTTGAACCGTTGGCTGATACCAATCTAATCTACACGTGGCACGTGTATGATCCATTGGATTTTTCGCACCAAGGCCTTACATGGCACAATCCATTTTTTCCTTCCGGAAATCCATTTCCCAATTCAGATACAACCTTTTTCGAAGGTTGGCTTTATGATGGATGGCAGAACCTAATAGAGTGGAAACAGACCTACAACAAGCCAATCTTCCTTGGGGAATTCGGATTGAGTAGCTACTGCGATTCCGCTAGTGCGTGCAATTGGCTCGACTACAACGCCACGCGATTGATTCAGAATGATATTCCATGGTTTTATTGGGATTGGCAATGGGATTTCTCCATGTTCAATTCGCATGTCATTTCGGAAGACAGCATTTACCCCTGTTTCAAGTACTACTTGGGACTGTATGGAGATGATTCGTTCACGAGCGTTGATGAGATTGTAAAGGGTGATTCACCACAGCTCCATATCTATCCAAATCCGAGTTCCAATGGTCAATTTACGGTGGAACTAAACTCAACAAGCGCTACGATGGGGCAGTTTCAGGTGTATGATCAATTGGGGCAACTTGTCGTTTCCGGAAAGTTGAATTCCGATAAAACTGTTATTGATCAGCAGCTTAGCTCAGGATTATATCTTGTTTCTGTTGAAACCAATGGAGATAGAATAGTGCGTAAGCTAATTGTCCGATAA
- a CDS encoding RNA methyltransferase — translation MSTENQHEKLLEYLLSFVTQNKQELMAARLLDRTRHVTVILEDIYHSQNANAVIRTAECFGIQDVHVIEDSNIYDLNPRVVKGALKWIDLHRYSHHESNTEFCLERLKAKGYSIIAATPHTHSISLHELPLDKPMALIFGNEKRGLSAQALRQADHCMYIPMYGFTESLNISVSAAICLHYITTKLRQSEINWQLSEEEHQELKYQWIRKVLKDPDGLAKRYLEDHSK, via the coding sequence ATGAGCACGGAGAATCAACACGAGAAATTGCTCGAATATTTGCTTTCGTTCGTCACGCAGAACAAGCAAGAACTTATGGCCGCACGCCTGCTCGATCGCACGCGGCACGTAACGGTTATTTTAGAAGACATCTACCATTCGCAAAACGCCAATGCGGTGATCAGAACGGCCGAGTGCTTCGGTATTCAAGATGTGCACGTTATCGAAGATTCAAATATCTACGACCTCAATCCACGCGTGGTAAAAGGAGCCCTGAAATGGATAGACCTGCATCGCTACTCGCATCACGAATCAAATACCGAGTTCTGCTTGGAAAGATTGAAAGCAAAAGGATATTCCATTATTGCCGCCACACCACATACCCATAGCATTTCGCTACACGAACTGCCGCTTGATAAACCGATGGCTTTGATTTTCGGAAATGAGAAGCGCGGACTTTCAGCGCAAGCCTTAAGGCAGGCCGACCATTGCATGTATATACCAATGTACGGCTTCACAGAAAGCCTGAATATTTCGGTATCTGCGGCTATTTGCCTGCACTACATCACCACCAAACTGAGGCAATCTGAAATAAACTGGCAACTATCTGAGGAAGAACATCAGGAACTGAAATACCAGTGGATACGCAAAGTACTGAAGGACCCAGATGGTTTGGCTAAGCGGTATTTAGAAGATCACTCGAAGTAG